One window from the genome of Nicotiana tomentosiformis chromosome 5, ASM39032v3, whole genome shotgun sequence encodes:
- the LOC138892873 gene encoding uncharacterized protein, translating into MRGRAHLQLPFPSWKEYVWALLDRFGAEFDDPMSELVKLRQTGGVVEFQESFDRAMTRLNLEPSYAISIFLEGLKPELGDAPNQFLQSNRPSTSLANNLPKPNQSVEFLPGHVCKNKAHLYLLELVEDFEILEELGDELLKVEEVAETCEISIHALQGTQGYKTIRLMGYSHRKPFNILIDNASTQNFMDSTLVAKMGWRVDPCNLLDANLADGTCDMVLGVQWLSTLGDIIFNFKQLTMKFDYEGKIVSSHEEKDEKMLGQNQLGSSRCYKNFFMQHQLYARKTKCQFAVASVEYLGHFISAEGVVTDPKKIQAVQQWPTPITVKQLREFLGLAGYYRRFIREYGHISKPLIELLRKDHFKWNDQATAAFQDLKDALTSAPVLALPNFSLPFMVEIDAYDIGIGVVIMQSGQPIAYLSKGMSPQHQAISVYDKELLALVMAVTKWGQYLIERHFVVKTDQKALKFLLDQKLHTGAQIKWITKLTQFDFEIQYKKGKENKVADALSRLPTIEIAALTLSSVRIDLLQTIKDNWNTDPELTTLIQQLQAHKEEVKRYSYITQQLRIKRETGDWK; encoded by the exons ATGAGGGGTAGGGCTCATTTGCAACTTCCCTTTCCAAGTTGGAAAGAGTATGTTTGGGCTTTGTTAGATAGGTTTGGTGCTGAATTTGATGACCCTATGAGTGAATTGGTCAAATTAAGGCAAACAGGTGGGGTGGTTGAGTTTCAAGAATCTTTTGATCGAGCCATGACTAGGCTCAATCTTGAACCAAGTTATGCTATTAGCATATTCTTGGAAGGACTTAAGCCTGAGTTGGGAGATGCA CCCAACCAGTTCTTGCAGTCTAACAGACCTTCAACTTCCCTTGCCAACAATTTACCTAAACCAAACCAATCAGTGGAG TTCCTTCCAGGTCATGTTTGCAAAAACAAGGCACATCTGTACCTGCTAGAATTAGTAGAAGATTTTGAAATTCTAGAAGAGCTGGGTGATGAACTACTTAAGGTAGAAGAGGTCGCagaaacttgtgagatttctatCCATGCTTTGCAAGGTACTCAAGGATACAAAACCATCCGTCTTATGGGATACTCTCACAGGAAGCCGtttaatattttaattgataATGCGTCTACGCAAAACTTCATGGACAGTACACTAGTAGCCAAAATGGGATGGAGAGTGGATCCTTGCAATCTGTTGGATGCTAACCTAGCTGATG GCACTTGTGACATGGTTCTGGGAGTTCAATGGCTTAGCACCTTGGGTGACATTATCTTCAATTTTAAGCAACTGACCATGAAGTTTGACTATGAAGGGAAAAT AGTCTCTTCCCATGAAGAGAAAGATGAGAAAATGTTAGGGCAAAACCAATTGGGATCCAGCAGGTGCTACAAGA ACTTCTTTATGCAACACCAGCTTTATGCTAGAAAGACTAAGTGCCAATTTGCTGTGGCTAGTGTTGAATACCTGGGCCATTTCATCTCTGCTGAGGGTGTAGTCACAGACCCTAAGAAAATACAGGCAGTCCAGCAGTGGCCAACACCTATTACTGTTAAACAACTGAGGGAGTTTCTGGGATTAGCAGGTTACTATAGGAGATTTATTAGAGAATATGGACACATAAGCAAGCCATTAATAGAGCTACTGAGAAAAGACCACTTCAAGTGGAATGACCAAGCAACTGCAGCATTTCAAGACCTTAAAGATGCTCTAACTTCTGCACCTGTCTTAGCTTTACCTAATTTTAGCTTGCCGTTTATGGTGGAAATAGATGCTTATGACATAGGGATTGGGGTTGTCATTATGCAATCAGGGCAACCCATTGCCTACCTTAGTAAAGGGATGTCTCCTCAGCACCAAGCCATATCTGTGTATGACAAGGAACTACTAGCATTGGTCATGGCTGTCACTAAGTGGGGGCAGTATCTGATTGAGAGGCATTTTGTGGTTAAAACTGACCAGAAGGCACTCAAATTTTTGCTGGATCAAAAACTGCACACTGGAGCGCAAATCAAATGGATCACTAAGTTAACGCAATTTGATTTCGAAATTCAGTACAAGAAGGGGAAGGAAAACAAAGTTGCTGATGCCCTCTCTAGACTTCCAACAATTGAGATAGCAGCTCTTACCTTGTCTTCTGTGAGGATTGACTTGTTACAAACCATCAAGGACAATTGGAATACAGATCCAGAGTTGACAACCTTAATTCAACAATTACAGGCCCACAAGGAGGAGGTGAAAAGGTACTCCTACATTACTCAACAACTAAGGATAAAAAGGGAGACTGGTGATTGGAAGTGA